A genomic window from Bacillus rossius redtenbacheri isolate Brsri chromosome 7, Brsri_v3, whole genome shotgun sequence includes:
- the LOC134534596 gene encoding zinc finger protein 629-like — translation MCWSPRCLVPEADQARVPGDGPELLACGQCFKTYKLPYNLFKHKQFECGQEPRWRCPHCPFRSRLENGLVHHIRAKHESAPPRASLECERLFGVDRPWGVCGPSPELFPCEKCGKAYSLRNNLLRHVRRECGQEPQFRCPHCPKRSKRKSNLLQHIRTKHGTY, via the exons ATGTG CTGGTCACCACGGTGTCTCGTTCCAGAGGCGGACCAGGCGCGGGTCCCCGGCGACGGCCCGGAGCTGCTGGCTTGCGGGCAGTGCTTCAAGACCTACAAGCTGCCCTACAACCTCTTCAAGCACAAGCAGTTTGAGTGCGGCCAGGAGCCCCGGTGGCGGTGCCCGCACTGCCCCTTCCGCAGCCGGCTGGAGAACGGGCTGGTGCACCACATCCGAGCCAAGCATGAGTCGGCTCCGCCGCGAGCCTCTCTAGAGTGCGAGC GATTGTTCGGTGTTGACCGGCCCTGGGGGGTGTGCGGACCGAGCCCCGAGCTGTTCCCCTGCGAGAAGTGCGGCAAGGCGTACAGCCTGCGCAACAACCTGCTTCGCCACGTGCGGCGCGAGTGCGGCCAGGAGCCCCAGTTCCGGTGCCCGCACTGCCCCAAGCGCAGCAAGCGCAAGAGCAATCTCTTGCAGCACATCCGCACCAAGCACGGCACCTACTGA
- the LOC134534192 gene encoding heparanase-like, translated as MGVFWQQLVATLLLGLNMGVVQVLATPHEPRDVAVVTLDAPALSLVRRANERILSFTLDSSFIMDRWVDKHMRNEKFLKLASHLTAAYMRVGGTVSDAMLFKESSSLEGKMSGEDSTRDFATFYMTGNEWKLINEFVRKAGLKLVFCLNALHRTGSAWNPANAKELLEFSSKQGYSNITFQLGNEPDLFSAMYHQYVTTSQLATDFASLRSLLDSFPGFRGSALVGPDVFSSDWYLGRFLAAQKAQNHSLSVVSAHHYYVAGDVAKVTDFYNPTILNTLISYINEKKALLVNTSTNSPFWLSETSSAYKGGAANISNKFVDGFMWLDKLALAAKLGVDVVCRQDIYGNKYGLLNIDNLDPNPDWWLSVLYKKLVGTGVLNTTLPSGAVRLYAQCSKTSPGSVLLFGMNLDSQEVQVQLRLGAAGRSAQGKVSAYVLTGESGLLSQTVLLNGKRLELGANYSLPTLQPVSVEASALRLPAFSLAFLVLEDVQASACKQQ; from the exons ATGG GTGTGTTTTGGCAGCAGCTGGTGGCGACGCTGCTGTTAGGCTTGAACATGGGTGTCGTACAAGTGTTGGCGACTCCCCATGAACCCAGAGACGTCGCTGTGGTCACCCTGGATGCGCCCGCTCTTTCTCTCGTGCGCAGAGCCAACGAGCGTATTCTGAGCTTCACCCTGGACTCGTCATTCATCATGGATAGATGGGTGGACAAACACATGAG GAATGAGAAATTCCTGAAGCTGGCTTCACATCTGACAGCAGCCTACATGCGGGTTGGAGGCACCGTGAGCGACGCGATGTTGTTCAAGGAGAGCTCGTCGCTGGAAGGGAAGATGTCTGGAGAGGATTCTACGCGGGACTTTGCAACGTTCTACATGACCG gtaacgAATGGAAGCTGATCAACGAATTCGTGAGGAAAGCCGGCCTCAAACTCGTGTTTTGCCTGAACGCGCTCCACAGGACTGGCTCCGCCTGGAATCCCGCTAATGCTAAGGAGCTGCTGGAGTTCTCCAGCAAGCAAGGCTACAGCAACATCACCTTCCAGCTGGGGAACG AGCCGGACCTGTTCAGCGCTATGTACCACCAGTACGTGACGACCAGCCAGCTGGCGACGGACTTCGCCTCCCTGCGGTCGCTGCTCGACTCGTTCCCCGGGTTCCGGGGCAGCGCCCTGGTGGGGCCCGACGTGTTCAGCTCCGACTGGTACCTGGGCCGCTTCCTGGCGGCGCAGAAGGCGCAGAACCACTCGCTCAGCGTCGTGTCCGCGCACCA ttattacGTAGCAGGGGATGTTGCAAAGGTGACAGATTTTTACAACCCCACAATTCTGAACACGCTCATTTCGTACATCAACGAAAAGAAGGCACTTCTCGTCAACACGAGCACGAACTCCCCATTTTGGCTGT CCGAGACGAGCTCTGCCTACAAAGGCGGGGCGGCCAACATCTCGAACAAGTTTGTGGATGGCTTCATGTGGCTGGACAAGCTGGCCCTCGCGGCGAAGTTGGGGGTGGACGTGGTTTGCAGGCAGGACATATACGGCAACAAGTACGGCCTGCTCAACATAGACAATTTGGATCCCAACCCT GACTGGTGGTTGTCGGTGCTGTACAAGAAGCTGGTGGGCACTGGCGTGCTGAACACCACCCTGCCCAGCGGGGCGGTGCGGCTGTACGCGCAGTGCTCCAAGACCTCCCCGGGCTCCGTGCTGCTGTTCGGCATGAACCTGGACTCGCAGGAGGTGCAGGTGCAGCTCAGGCTGGGCGCGGCTGGGCGCTCGGCCCAGGGCAAGGTGTCCGCCTACGTGCTCACCGGGGAGTCCGGCCTGCTGTCGCA GACGGTGCTGCTGAACGGCAAACGGCTCGAGCTGGGGGCGAACTACAGCCTGCCGACCCTGCAGCCCGTGTCGGTGGAGGCGTCTGCGCTCCGCCTTCCTGCTTTCTCCTTGGCCTTCCTCGTGCTGGAAGACGTGCAAGCGTCCGCTTGCAAGCAGCAGTAG
- the LOC134534595 gene encoding zinc finger protein 397-like, producing MSALLAPCFFSCGHRVNGPLRHIRLLLTVWENAGGECPAPVSVGAGLPWASRAPGRGPLRFACDQCGKAYNLRHTLLRHMRLECGKEPQFQCPHCPKRSKRRRTLGPDQRGALWGLGGGPSLFACDQCGKAYNLRHTLLRHMRLECGKEPQFQCPHCPKRSKRRSNLLQHIRIIHGL from the exons ATGTCAGCG CTCCTGGCTCCTTGCTTCTTCAGCTGTGGCCACCGTGTGAACGGCCCACTCCGGCACATACGTCTGCTGCTGACTGTGTGGGAGAATGCAGGTGGTGAGTGTCCAGCTCCCGTGTCTGTCGGCGCAGGTCTGCCCTGGGCGTCGAGGGCCCCGGGGAGGGGCCCCTTGCGGTTCGCCTGCGACCAGTGCGGCAAGGCCTACAACCTGCGGCACACCCTCCTGCGGCACATGCGGCTCGAGTGCGGCAAGGAGCCCCAGTTCCAGTGCCCGCACTGCCCCAAGCGCAGCAAGCGGAGAA GAACCCTCGGTCCGGACCAGCGCGGGGCGTTGTGGGGGCTCGGGGGCGGGCCCTCGCTGTTCGCCTGCGACCAGTGCGGCAAGGCCTACAACCTGCGGCACACCCTCCTGCGGCACATGCGGCTCGAGTGCGGCAAGGAGCCCCAGTTCCAGTGCCCGCACTGCCCCAAGCGCAGCAAGCGGAGAAGCAACCTCCTGCAGCACATCCGGATCATACACGGCCTCTGA